A region from the Streptomyces sp. 3214.6 genome encodes:
- a CDS encoding FadR/GntR family transcriptional regulator — MNDTPAAQAALPTQAPAVVTAAVSGADERRDYRPGYEVVAERILEFIAEARLSAGDRLPTENDLAQRLNTSRAVVREAVKILSALGRVRAHKGRGLFVADDEGMLLTSRWGGFFRPVDLDHVLMLFEFRRVQETAASSLAATRATPAELRTIEVAMQQCRHGFVHGQVDEFNQADEDFHMGVAVASHNTFLVSAVRDARRLQRQSSAIGIHDKLGEGTEAAVEEHEAIYRAIRDGLPDEAAQATAAHLDRTLEDYRREIQRRLFG, encoded by the coding sequence ATGAACGACACGCCCGCGGCCCAGGCGGCCTTGCCGACGCAGGCGCCCGCGGTGGTCACGGCAGCGGTGAGCGGCGCGGACGAGCGGCGTGACTACCGGCCCGGCTACGAGGTCGTGGCGGAGCGGATTCTCGAGTTCATCGCCGAGGCCCGTCTGTCGGCAGGTGATCGGCTGCCCACGGAGAACGATCTGGCGCAGAGGCTGAACACCAGCAGGGCGGTGGTGCGAGAGGCCGTGAAGATCCTTTCGGCGCTCGGCCGGGTCCGGGCGCACAAGGGGCGCGGACTGTTCGTCGCGGACGACGAGGGCATGCTCCTCACCAGCCGCTGGGGCGGCTTCTTCCGCCCCGTCGACCTCGATCACGTGCTCATGCTGTTCGAGTTCCGCAGGGTCCAGGAGACGGCCGCGAGCAGTCTGGCCGCCACCCGGGCCACGCCTGCCGAGCTGCGGACCATCGAGGTGGCCATGCAGCAGTGTCGGCACGGGTTCGTCCACGGTCAGGTCGACGAGTTCAACCAGGCGGACGAGGACTTCCACATGGGCGTCGCCGTCGCCTCGCACAACACCTTCCTCGTCAGCGCCGTGCGGGACGCGCGACGACTGCAGCGGCAGTCGAGCGCGATCGGGATCCACGACAAGCTGGGCGAGGGCACCGAGGCGGCGGTCGAGGAACATGAGGCGATCTACCGGGCCATCCGGGACGGCCTTCCGGACGAGGCGGCCCAGGCCACGGCGGCGCATCTCGACAGGACGCTCGAGGACTACCGGCGAGAGATCCAGCGGCGCCTGTTCGGCTAG
- a CDS encoding ABC transporter substrate-binding protein, with translation MTVNKPSSGQERASSKRRVALLAGCAATAALTLTACGGGATGTTTKDGFAQVPQKDGALTVWVDATRVQAAKLYQQQHPDVKLNIVTYDGDANGSNYLQTKVQLFNRTGKGWPDVVFSSQNNEATWAVDAGFAAPLDKGLIPPATLTGFAAGANDVCTVGGTVYCLRNDLSQAVLWYNAPLLKKFGYQVPTTWEEYQTLGEKVAKEHPGYLVGDAGDSFTPEIYLWASKCGANHITGPKAVSVNTSSEACTKMAGLMDVLIKNRSMSISGVFSTDFGKNKADKVLLMPGPAWYGGALFKGTFKTPAKQIAAAPIPQWKGETSPSTGNVGGGTWLLSQHSAHIKAATDFLKWVTTDNAYQGDKAPGFPAYAPVADTWLKGQDASGYFAGDLSALKAASSQVWPGWGSGQFSQEAIWAATVKPGLTQGKSVVSMLPAWQDSIVKYAKSNGYKVSQ, from the coding sequence ATGACCGTCAACAAGCCTTCGTCCGGCCAGGAGAGGGCGTCCAGCAAGAGGCGTGTGGCGTTGCTGGCCGGCTGCGCGGCCACCGCGGCGCTCACCCTGACTGCCTGCGGCGGCGGCGCCACGGGTACGACGACCAAGGACGGCTTCGCCCAGGTGCCGCAGAAGGACGGCGCGTTGACCGTCTGGGTGGACGCGACCCGCGTGCAAGCCGCGAAGCTGTACCAGCAGCAGCACCCGGACGTGAAGCTGAACATCGTCACCTACGACGGCGACGCCAACGGCTCGAACTATCTCCAGACCAAGGTCCAGCTGTTCAACCGCACCGGCAAGGGATGGCCGGACGTCGTGTTCAGCTCCCAGAACAACGAGGCGACCTGGGCGGTCGACGCGGGCTTCGCCGCGCCCCTCGACAAGGGCCTGATACCCCCCGCCACCCTGACCGGTTTCGCCGCCGGCGCCAACGACGTCTGCACGGTGGGCGGCACCGTCTACTGTCTGCGCAACGACCTCTCCCAGGCAGTGCTCTGGTACAACGCGCCGCTGTTGAAGAAGTTCGGCTACCAGGTTCCGACGACCTGGGAGGAGTACCAGACGCTCGGCGAGAAGGTGGCCAAGGAGCACCCCGGCTACCTGGTGGGCGACGCCGGCGACTCCTTCACCCCCGAGATCTACCTGTGGGCGAGCAAGTGCGGCGCCAACCACATCACCGGTCCGAAGGCTGTGTCGGTGAACACCTCCAGCGAGGCCTGCACCAAGATGGCCGGGCTCATGGACGTGCTGATCAAGAACAGGTCCATGTCCATCAGCGGGGTCTTCAGCACCGACTTCGGCAAGAACAAGGCCGACAAGGTCCTGCTCATGCCCGGCCCCGCCTGGTACGGCGGCGCACTGTTCAAGGGCACCTTCAAGACGCCGGCCAAGCAGATCGCGGCGGCGCCCATCCCGCAGTGGAAGGGGGAGACCTCGCCGTCCACGGGCAACGTCGGCGGCGGCACCTGGCTGCTGTCCCAGCACTCCGCACACATCAAGGCCGCCACCGACTTCCTGAAGTGGGTCACGACCGACAACGCCTACCAGGGCGACAAGGCGCCGGGCTTCCCCGCATACGCGCCCGTCGCCGACACCTGGCTGAAGGGACAGGACGCCTCCGGCTACTTCGCCGGTGACCTGAGCGCCCTCAAGGCCGCCTCCTCCCAGGTCTGGCCCGGCTGGGGCTCGGGCCAGTTCAGCCAGGAGGCGATCTGGGCCGCCACCGTCAAGCCCGGCCTGACCCAGGGCAAGAGCGTCGTCTCGATGCTGCCGGCCTGGCAGGACTCCATCGTCAAGTACGCCAAGTCCAACGGATACAAGGTCTCCCAGTGA
- a CDS encoding carbohydrate ABC transporter permease — protein sequence MSRPHHQPPHRLPVRRLASRLLTGSVLAAFLAFFVLPVLWLVLAATKTDQQLVHDNPLSFGSLHALKANWDALTAFQDNAVMQWLGNSALYAVISLVITLGIAIPAGYALAMTEFRGRHTLLVATLVVMLMPNATLVVPLFLEINAVGLIGTMWSIILPYSFYPFGVYLTYIYFTTAVPKDLLAAARMDGCSEFRVFRHIALPLATPVIALVGFFSFVANWTNYFLPYVMLPESSQMPIQVGVGTLLSNVPSFNPTVGDLAIQRPQLALATLVAITPVLIVFLFAQRFLVSGMLAGATKE from the coding sequence ATGAGCCGACCTCACCACCAGCCGCCGCATCGCCTGCCCGTACGGCGCCTGGCCTCCCGGCTGCTGACCGGATCCGTGCTGGCCGCGTTCCTCGCCTTCTTCGTGCTGCCGGTGCTGTGGCTCGTCCTCGCGGCGACCAAGACCGACCAGCAGTTGGTCCACGACAACCCGCTGTCCTTCGGCTCCTTGCACGCACTGAAGGCCAACTGGGACGCGCTCACGGCGTTCCAGGACAACGCCGTCATGCAGTGGCTGGGCAACTCCGCTCTCTACGCGGTGATCTCGCTGGTCATCACGCTCGGTATCGCCATTCCCGCGGGATACGCCCTGGCCATGACCGAGTTCCGCGGCCGGCACACCCTGCTGGTCGCAACCCTGGTCGTGATGCTCATGCCGAACGCCACCCTGGTGGTGCCGCTGTTCCTGGAGATCAACGCGGTGGGCCTGATCGGCACGATGTGGTCGATCATCCTGCCGTACTCGTTCTACCCGTTCGGCGTGTACCTGACGTACATCTACTTCACCACCGCCGTACCGAAAGACCTGCTGGCCGCGGCACGGATGGACGGCTGCTCGGAGTTCCGCGTCTTCCGGCACATCGCGCTGCCGCTGGCGACCCCGGTCATCGCGCTCGTGGGCTTCTTCAGCTTCGTCGCCAACTGGACCAACTACTTCCTGCCGTACGTCATGCTCCCCGAGAGCAGCCAGATGCCCATCCAGGTGGGCGTCGGAACCCTGCTCAGCAACGTGCCGTCCTTCAATCCGACCGTCGGTGACCTGGCGATCCAGCGCCCGCAGCTGGCTCTGGCGACGCTCGTGGCCATCACGCCGGTGCTGATCGTCTTCCTCTTCGCCCAACGCTTCCTGGTCAGCGGGATGCTCGCCGGCGCCACCAAGGAATAG
- a CDS encoding carbohydrate ABC transporter permease, with amino-acid sequence MTLTHSPAGSAARRRRGAARQSRAGMAFVAAYVVMLVAFGVLPTAYAVYFAFTDAGGKVTGFANFVTTAQDFRFVDAVSHVAVYLACWLLSLVVFVVALALLLHRLASGSVGKALRFLYYVPGALAGAASVLVWLFMLDPTVSPVSSLLGAMGFHTFGEVIAPGNLPLLFTVIAFWTGAGGWIVVMYGALNNIPTDVMEAARIDGAGAWQTAWHVQIPMLRKWIVYMVILAFAGGAQLFVEPQLLSLASVGVAGRDYSLNQLTYDFAFQMNNINGAAAVSVELLVVSVSAAAVFVARSGFFDAD; translated from the coding sequence GTGACCCTCACCCACTCCCCGGCCGGCTCTGCCGCCCGGCGCCGTCGCGGCGCCGCCCGGCAGAGCCGGGCCGGAATGGCCTTCGTCGCCGCCTACGTGGTCATGCTGGTCGCCTTCGGCGTCCTACCGACCGCCTACGCGGTCTACTTCGCCTTCACCGACGCCGGAGGCAAGGTCACCGGCTTCGCCAACTTCGTCACCACGGCTCAGGACTTCCGCTTCGTGGACGCCGTGAGCCATGTCGCCGTCTACCTCGCCTGCTGGCTCCTGTCCCTGGTGGTGTTCGTGGTGGCCCTGGCGCTGCTGCTGCACCGCCTGGCCTCGGGTTCCGTCGGCAAGGCGCTGCGTTTCCTCTACTACGTCCCCGGAGCGCTCGCCGGCGCCGCGAGCGTGCTGGTGTGGCTGTTCATGCTCGACCCGACGGTGAGCCCGGTCAGCTCGCTGCTGGGCGCGATGGGGTTCCACACCTTCGGCGAGGTGATCGCGCCCGGCAACCTGCCCCTGCTGTTCACGGTCATCGCGTTCTGGACCGGCGCGGGCGGCTGGATCGTCGTCATGTACGGCGCGCTCAACAACATCCCCACGGACGTGATGGAAGCCGCGCGCATCGATGGCGCGGGCGCCTGGCAGACCGCCTGGCACGTGCAGATCCCGATGCTCCGCAAGTGGATCGTGTACATGGTGATCCTGGCGTTCGCGGGCGGCGCCCAGCTCTTCGTGGAGCCGCAGTTGCTGTCTCTCGCCAGCGTGGGCGTCGCCGGACGCGACTACTCGCTGAACCAGCTGACGTACGACTTCGCCTTCCAGATGAACAACATCAACGGCGCCGCCGCGGTCTCGGTGGAGCTCCTGGTCGTCAGCGTGTCGGCCGCCGCCGTCTTCGTCGCACGGTCGGGGTTCTTCGATGCCGACTAA